In a single window of the Coffea eugenioides isolate CCC68of chromosome 3, Ceug_1.0, whole genome shotgun sequence genome:
- the LOC113766341 gene encoding desiccation-related protein PCC13-62-like, which translates to MALFSSNAFNSLVLMLYLSIILILLPLSFASNKWGIPQSDVDLLEFPLNLEYLEAEFFLWGTLGYGLDNVAPELTGNGPEPIGAKIAKLSPFVRDVVAQFAFQEVGHLRAIKSTVPGFPRPLLNISSESFATVINSAFGRTLEPPFDPYANDINYLIASYVIPYVGLTGYVGANPNLQSPAAKRLVAGLLGVESGQDAVIRALLFEQAYVKVRPYGITVAEFTDRISYLRNKLGHAGLKDEGIVVKPSEGAEGRISGNVLAGDKDSLSFGRTPEEILRIVYGSGNESKPGGFYPKGAEGRIASHILDRMRHY; encoded by the exons ATGGCATTATTCAGTTCCAACGCTTTTAATTCTCTTGTCTTGATGCTTTACTTGTCCATCATCCTTATCcttcttcctctctcttttgCCAGCAATAAGTGGGGAATTCCACAGTCAGATGTCGATCTCTTGGAATTTCCACTGAATTTGGAGTACTTGGAAGCTGAGTTCTTCTTATGGGGTACTCTGGGCTACGGATTGGACAACGTAGCTCCTGAGCTAACTGGAAACGGTCCAGAGCCTATTGGTGCTAAGATTGCCAAACTGAGTCCTTTCGTTAGAGATGTTGTTGCCCAATTCGCATTCCAAGAAGTTGGACATCTGAG GGCAATTAAAAGTACCGTGCCTGGATTTCCAAGGCCTCTGCTGAACATAAGCTCAGAATCATTTGCAACTGTGATTAACAGTGCATTCGGGAGAACCTTGGAGCCACCTTTTGATCCTTATGCTAATGACATCAACTATCTCATTGCATCCTATGTTATTCCTTATGTTGGACTCACTGGTTATGTCGGAGCAAATCCAAACCTCCAAAGTCCTGCTGCGAAAAGA CTAGTAGCGGGGCTTCTCGGTGTGGAATCAGGCCAAGATGCAGTGATTAGAGCATTACTATTCGAGCAGGCATATGTGAAGGTAAGGCCATATGGGATAACAGTGGCAGAATTCACTGACCGTATATCATACCTAAGGAACAAACTCGGACATGCGGGGCTGAAAGATGAAGGGATAGTGGTGAAGCCAAGTGAAGGTGCAGAAGGAAGAATTTCGGGCAATGTTCTTGCTGGTGACAAAGACTCCCTTTCATTTGGTCGAACACCAGAGGAAATTCTACGAATTGTGTATGGAAGTGGGAATGAGAGTAAACCTGGTGGATTTTACCCCAAAGGAGCTGAAGGTCGAATAGCCAGTCACATCTTAGATAGAATGAGGCATTattga